The following coding sequences lie in one Apium graveolens cultivar Ventura chromosome 3, ASM990537v1, whole genome shotgun sequence genomic window:
- the LOC141712093 gene encoding plant UBX domain-containing protein 1-like — MMALSSRLPLPQGPVQAKLCLSNLTSGSLLILTAMLDADKQRLGRDIRVFKTSFISDTLIHASNNDEDDDMYEFTPGDCYLVLGPNKQDVISISDN; from the exons ATGATGGCTCTGTCTAGTAGGCTTCCTCTCCCACAAGGCCCCGTTCAAGCGAAGCTATGCTTGTCAAATTTGACATCTGGTAGCCTTCTAATATTAACT GCAATGCTTGATGCAGATAAGCAGAGATTAGGACGAGATATTCGTGTTTTCAAAACATCGTTTATTTCAGACACCCTAATTCATGCTTCAAATAATG ATGAGGATGATGACATGTATGAGTTTACTCCCGGGGATTGTTATCTTGTTTTGGGTCCGAATAAGCAAG ATGTAATATCTATTAGTGACAATTGA